One Lentibacillus cibarius DNA window includes the following coding sequences:
- the spoIIAA gene encoding anti-sigma F factor antagonist — protein sequence MSLSTSFDVKQDVLIVRMSGELDHHESETLRNDWKEMMYANDIRHVVLNLEDVSFMDSSGLGVVLGRYKEVLQLGGEMVVCSVSAPVHRLFDMSGMFKIVRLEENEEHALSTLGVAS from the coding sequence ATGAGTCTGTCTACTTCATTTGATGTGAAACAAGATGTATTAATTGTCCGCATGTCCGGTGAGTTGGACCACCATGAATCAGAAACATTGCGGAACGATTGGAAAGAAATGATGTATGCAAACGACATCAGACATGTAGTCTTGAATCTTGAAGACGTTTCGTTCATGGATAGCTCCGGACTTGGGGTTGTCCTTGGCAGATATAAGGAAGTGTTGCAGCTTGGAGGAGAAATGGTGGTATGTTCTGTATCAGCACCTGTTCACCGGCTGTTTGATATGAGTGGCATGTTTAAAATTGTCCGTTTGGAGGAGAACGAGGAACATGCGTTATCTACGTTGGGGGTGGCTTCATGA
- the spoIIAB gene encoding anti-sigma F factor — MKNEMYVEFSSVSENEAFARVTVGSFVAQLDPTMDELTEIKTVVSEAVTNAIIHGYNNEPGHYVSISCVLDENEVEIIIKDEGIGIGNVDEARQPLYTSKPELERSGMGFTIIENFMDNLEIISLPDNGTTVHMKKQLSKKTVSK; from the coding sequence ATGAAAAATGAAATGTATGTAGAATTCTCGAGTGTTAGTGAAAACGAGGCATTTGCAAGGGTGACAGTCGGATCGTTTGTAGCCCAGCTGGATCCGACGATGGATGAGCTTACAGAAATTAAAACCGTTGTCTCGGAAGCGGTGACGAACGCAATCATCCACGGCTATAATAATGAACCAGGCCATTATGTTTCCATTTCTTGTGTATTGGATGAAAATGAGGTGGAAATAATTATTAAGGATGAGGGAATCGGTATTGGAAATGTGGATGAAGCCAGACAGCCACTATACACGTCAAAGCCCGAATTGGAACGATCCGGAATGGGATTTACGATCATCGAAAACTTCATGGATAATCTGGAAATCATATCACTACCTGACAATGGCACAACTGTCCATATGAAAAAACAATTATCAAAAAAAACGGTTTCTAAATAG
- a CDS encoding stage V sporulation protein AB — MMLSVWISLLEAIIGFAAGIAVGGGFVAFLTLLGVIPRLIQLSKSDTFIKSYIASVIIGSQLGIYMSFADITWDFPVILLILWGLFHGIFNGMLAAALTEVLNVFPILAKRIRMDDKLLWLLMAIVFGKVAGSLFQWIIFVK, encoded by the coding sequence ATGATGCTAAGCGTATGGATTAGCCTGCTGGAAGCAATCATTGGGTTCGCTGCTGGTATTGCTGTAGGAGGCGGTTTTGTTGCATTTTTGACACTTTTAGGGGTTATTCCACGGTTGATTCAACTAAGCAAGTCAGATACATTCATCAAATCGTATATTGCAAGTGTCATCATTGGATCGCAGTTAGGCATTTATATGTCATTTGCGGATATAACATGGGATTTTCCGGTGATTTTATTAATTTTATGGGGGTTATTTCATGGCATCTTTAACGGTATGCTTGCGGCCGCATTGACAGAGGTGCTCAATGTATTCCCGATATTAGCAAAGCGAATAAGGATGGATGATAAGCTGCTTTGGCTTTTGATGGCAATTGTATTTGGTAAAGTGGCGGGATCGCTTTTTCAATGGATTATTTTTGTTAAGTGA
- a CDS encoding pyrimidine-nucleoside phosphorylase has protein sequence MRMYDLIEKKRDGKELSKDEIHFFIDGYTNGDIPDYQVSALLMATFFRDMTEAERAELTASMVASGEQIDLSAISGVKVDKHSTGGVGDTTTLILAPLVASVGVPVAKMSGRGLGHTGGTIDKLEAIPGFHVELSNDEFIDSVNKNKVAVVGQTGNLTPADKKLYSLRDVTATVNSIPLIASSIMSKKIASGADAIVLDVKTGAGAFMKDYHDAKALAEAMVSIGNHVGRDTLAIISDMNQPLGKAIGNALEVKEAIDTLQGNGPSDLTALCLELGSHMTVLAGKADTVEEAKKRLTENLNNGKALERFKTFVESQGGDSRVIDHPELLPQATHKIELPATKSGTVSEIIADNIGTAAMMLGAGRSTKNSEIDLSVGIVLHKKIGDTVNEGEPLVTIHTNDSSIDTIKEKLYASINVSDHAVEAPPLIHSTVR, from the coding sequence ATGAGAATGTATGATCTCATCGAAAAAAAACGTGATGGAAAAGAATTGTCTAAAGACGAAATTCATTTTTTTATTGATGGTTATACAAATGGCGACATCCCGGACTACCAGGTGAGTGCGCTGCTAATGGCTACTTTTTTTCGGGATATGACCGAAGCCGAACGTGCGGAATTGACTGCTTCAATGGTGGCTTCTGGTGAACAGATAGACCTCTCGGCGATTTCCGGTGTGAAGGTGGATAAACATTCAACAGGCGGAGTAGGGGATACGACAACGCTTATCCTAGCACCGCTTGTTGCTTCGGTGGGAGTCCCGGTTGCTAAGATGAGTGGACGTGGACTTGGCCATACCGGTGGAACGATTGATAAGTTGGAGGCAATTCCAGGTTTTCATGTTGAGCTAAGCAATGATGAATTCATCGACTCGGTCAATAAAAATAAAGTTGCCGTAGTCGGACAGACAGGTAATTTAACACCGGCAGACAAAAAGTTATACAGTTTGCGAGATGTTACTGCTACGGTTAATTCTATCCCGCTTATTGCCAGTTCCATTATGAGCAAAAAGATAGCTTCCGGCGCGGATGCAATTGTCCTTGATGTTAAAACAGGCGCTGGTGCATTCATGAAAGACTATCACGATGCAAAAGCATTGGCTGAAGCGATGGTATCTATAGGCAATCATGTTGGCAGAGATACCTTGGCGATCATTTCTGATATGAACCAGCCACTGGGAAAAGCAATCGGAAATGCGCTGGAAGTAAAAGAAGCGATTGACACATTACAAGGTAATGGCCCAAGTGATTTGACAGCGTTATGCCTTGAACTCGGCAGCCATATGACCGTTTTAGCTGGTAAGGCCGATACAGTCGAAGAGGCGAAGAAACGTTTGACCGAAAATCTCAATAATGGAAAAGCGCTGGAGCGATTTAAAACCTTTGTGGAATCGCAGGGCGGCGATTCCCGTGTTATTGATCATCCCGAATTATTACCACAAGCGACACATAAAATTGAGCTGCCTGCCACGAAGTCCGGAACCGTTTCGGAAATCATTGCCGACAATATTGGAACCGCGGCAATGATGCTTGGCGCTGGCAGGTCTACGAAGAATTCGGAAATTGATCTTTCTGTTGGAATAGTTCTGCATAAAAAAATCGGTGATACTGTAAATGAAGGAGAGCCGCTGGTAACTATCCATACCAACGATTCTTCCATTGATACTATCAAAGAAAAATTGTATGCCAGCATCAACGTATCGGACCATGCAGTTGAGGCACCGCCGCTCATTCATAGTACTGTCAGATAA
- the sigF gene encoding RNA polymerase sporulation sigma factor SigF, with protein sequence MDVNVKQDNNQESLTDEQVKTYIHKSQQGDMEARNILVEKNVRLVWSVVQRFINRGYDPDDLFQIGSIGLIKSIDKFDLSYDVRFSTYAVPMIIGEIQRFIRDDGSVKVSRSLKETGNRIRKKRDELTKTLGRSPTVLEIAESLHITTEEVVHAEEAAKSPHSIHETVFENDGDPITLLDQIADDDKTWFDKLSLQEAIRELNERERLILYLRYYKDKTQAEVAERLGISQVQVSRLEKKILDEIKVYMN encoded by the coding sequence ATGGATGTAAACGTTAAACAAGATAACAATCAGGAGTCGTTGACGGATGAACAGGTAAAAACGTATATCCATAAAAGTCAGCAAGGCGATATGGAAGCACGCAACATTCTTGTTGAAAAGAATGTCAGGCTTGTCTGGTCAGTTGTGCAACGCTTTATTAACCGGGGATACGATCCGGATGATCTATTTCAAATCGGCAGTATTGGATTAATTAAATCTATTGATAAATTCGACTTGTCCTACGATGTCCGGTTTTCTACATATGCTGTTCCGATGATTATCGGGGAGATACAGCGGTTTATACGGGATGACGGCAGTGTCAAAGTTAGTCGCTCCCTTAAAGAAACAGGGAATCGAATCCGTAAAAAACGGGATGAATTAACCAAAACATTGGGACGATCACCGACGGTACTTGAAATCGCAGAATCACTGCATATCACAACCGAGGAAGTCGTTCATGCTGAAGAAGCAGCCAAATCACCGCATTCCATTCATGAAACTGTATTTGAAAATGACGGTGACCCAATTACATTGCTTGATCAGATTGCCGATGATGATAAAACGTGGTTCGATAAACTCTCATTACAGGAAGCGATTAGGGAATTGAATGAACGGGAGCGATTAATCCTTTATCTCCGGTATTATAAAGACAAAACACAGGCGGAAGTGGCAGAGCGCCTAGGAATTTCCCAAGTGCAGGTATCAAGACTTGAGAAGAAAATTTTAGACGAAATAAAAGTGTATATGAATTGA
- a CDS encoding stage V sporulation protein AA — protein sequence MSHIVYVRMKKNVELAYSQNVKLKDIAYISAGIQWKDKLEATPIYKISKKDHNVVVVDSFLVIDHLNRQYSDLEFQLIGPAQTIIRIKDYKKPTNILIVSAVWLLLFIGTAMTIMNFHYDVSMQEVQQKLHYLLTGDESDYPLWIQIPYSLGLGVGMLLFFNHWFTKRFNDEPSPLEVEIFNYQQDLDTYLTHYENNLNDAKRMD from the coding sequence ATGTCACACATCGTTTATGTACGAATGAAAAAAAACGTAGAGCTTGCGTACTCGCAAAATGTGAAGCTCAAAGACATCGCTTATATTTCTGCAGGCATCCAATGGAAAGATAAACTAGAGGCAACACCGATATATAAAATTTCTAAAAAGGATCACAATGTTGTAGTTGTTGACAGTTTTTTAGTAATTGATCATCTGAACAGACAATATAGTGATCTAGAGTTTCAACTTATTGGACCAGCACAAACCATTATTCGTATTAAAGATTATAAAAAGCCAACCAATATTCTAATCGTATCGGCAGTTTGGCTGCTGCTTTTCATTGGTACTGCGATGACTATCATGAATTTTCATTATGATGTCAGTATGCAGGAAGTACAGCAAAAGCTGCACTACTTACTGACAGGGGATGAAAGTGACTATCCGTTATGGATTCAAATCCCTTATTCGCTTGGTCTTGGTGTCGGTATGCTTCTATTTTTTAATCACTGGTTTACTAAACGTTTTAACGATGAGCCGAGCCCTCTAGAAGTGGAAATATTTAACTATCAGCAAGACCTAGATACTTATCTCACGCATTATGAGAATAACCTGAATGATGCTAAGCGTATGGATTAG
- a CDS encoding spore germination protein, producing MKQDTTKSPIYAKIEKNDDYMKDNIGVGTSFDLGFRELSILKRKVHLYYLTGLCDSSVVLHIIRQLVKINDDESNTKKLPEIIENRIIFMQVNKTESLDEAVDQMLSGLIVIFVDGIKYAFIADTRNYPGRTPQEPDTEHVVRGSRDGFTENIIENTALTRRRIRDARLRHEMLKVGERSKTDVCLCYIKDIANEGLVNEVKDRINQIEVDGIPMADKTLEEFILNEKWKAYPRVRYTERPDIASNHLMEGHVLVIVDTSPSVMILPTTFFDHVQHAEEFRETSVLGTFIRWIRFLAIMISIFLLPIWLLFALEPTLLPGELTFIGPKDEGTIPIALQLIIADIGLEFLRMAAIHTPTPLSTAMGLIAAVLIGQIAIDVGLFGPEVILYVSVSAIGIYVTPSYELGVANKISRFGLVIITGLFGMIGFTIATTIYILLLVRMQSIKAPYMWPLLPFDPRGMYELLFRVPKPYSNRRPGVVHPRNDFSQPKTTGK from the coding sequence ATGAAGCAAGATACAACTAAAAGCCCTATTTATGCAAAGATTGAAAAAAACGACGATTATATGAAAGATAATATTGGGGTTGGAACTTCATTTGATCTTGGATTCCGTGAATTGAGTATTTTAAAAAGAAAAGTGCACCTGTATTACCTGACAGGTCTCTGTGACAGTTCTGTTGTATTGCATATCATTCGGCAACTTGTAAAAATTAACGATGACGAAAGTAATACAAAAAAACTGCCTGAGATTATTGAAAATCGTATTATCTTCATGCAAGTGAATAAAACCGAATCGCTTGATGAAGCAGTCGACCAAATGTTGTCCGGGTTGATTGTCATATTTGTAGATGGAATCAAATATGCGTTTATTGCTGATACCCGTAATTATCCAGGTCGGACCCCACAGGAACCTGATACAGAGCATGTTGTTCGGGGCTCACGAGATGGATTTACAGAAAATATCATTGAAAATACTGCCCTAACGCGAAGAAGAATCCGCGATGCACGTCTGCGTCATGAAATGTTAAAGGTGGGTGAGAGATCCAAAACAGATGTCTGTCTTTGTTATATTAAAGATATAGCTAACGAAGGACTAGTAAATGAAGTAAAAGATAGGATTAACCAAATTGAAGTAGATGGTATTCCAATGGCTGATAAGACGCTGGAAGAATTCATCCTTAATGAGAAATGGAAAGCATATCCTAGAGTTCGCTACACCGAAAGACCTGATATAGCATCTAACCATCTAATGGAAGGTCATGTTCTTGTAATTGTGGATACTTCACCAAGTGTCATGATATTGCCGACAACATTTTTCGACCATGTACAGCATGCTGAAGAATTTCGTGAAACATCAGTTCTTGGGACATTTATTCGATGGATAAGGTTTCTTGCGATTATGATATCCATTTTTCTTTTACCCATATGGCTTTTATTTGCACTGGAACCGACTTTGCTTCCAGGTGAACTTACATTTATTGGGCCAAAAGACGAAGGGACGATACCGATTGCCTTACAGTTAATTATCGCCGATATTGGTTTGGAGTTTTTACGAATGGCCGCCATCCATACACCAACACCTTTATCAACTGCCATGGGATTAATTGCTGCAGTGCTGATTGGTCAAATTGCTATTGACGTCGGCCTGTTCGGACCAGAAGTTATTTTATATGTGTCCGTAAGTGCAATCGGCATATATGTGACACCAAGTTATGAATTGGGCGTTGCCAATAAAATAAGCCGATTTGGTCTGGTCATCATAACCGGCCTGTTCGGTATGATTGGGTTCACCATTGCAACAACTATTTATATCCTGCTGCTTGTCCGTATGCAATCAATTAAGGCACCATATATGTGGCCGTTGTTACCGTTTGACCCAAGAGGAATGTATGAACTCCTCTTTCGTGTTCCAAAACCGTATTCAAATCGACGCCCGGGTGTTGTTCATCCAAGGAACGATTTCTCACAGCCAAAAACAACCGGTAAATGA
- the deoB gene encoding phosphopentomutase produces the protein MQNFKRVFLIVLDSVGIGEAPDAKAFGDEGADTLGHIAERMDGLNMPNMAKLGLSNIREIKGIEKATSPMAHFTKMQEASNGKDTMTGHWEIMGLHIQQPFRTFPDGFPDELIKELETKTGRKIIANKPASGTAIIEELGKEHMDTGSLIVYTSADSVLQVAAHEEVVPLDELYSICETARELTKDEKYMVGRVIARPFIGEPGNFERTPNRHDYALKPFGRTVMNELKDNDFDVVALGKISDIYDGEGITEAIRTADNNDGMTKFIESMSKDFTGLNFLNLVDFDAKYGHRRDPEGYGQALEAFDARLPEVMDKLNEDDLLIITADHGNDPIHHGTDHTREYVPLLIHHPGMESGKELPIRETFADIGATVADNFNIKLPEHGKSFLNKIK, from the coding sequence ATGCAAAATTTCAAGCGTGTATTTCTTATTGTATTGGACTCAGTCGGTATTGGGGAGGCACCGGATGCTAAAGCTTTTGGAGATGAGGGTGCCGATACACTCGGACACATTGCCGAACGAATGGATGGTCTTAACATGCCTAACATGGCAAAACTGGGACTAAGTAATATTAGAGAGATTAAAGGTATTGAAAAAGCAACATCCCCAATGGCTCATTTCACGAAAATGCAAGAGGCATCTAATGGGAAGGACACCATGACTGGCCATTGGGAAATTATGGGGTTGCATATCCAACAACCATTTCGAACATTCCCAGACGGATTTCCAGATGAATTGATCAAAGAACTGGAGACAAAAACGGGAAGAAAAATTATTGCTAATAAACCGGCATCAGGCACTGCTATCATTGAAGAATTAGGTAAGGAGCATATGGACACAGGATCATTAATCGTTTATACATCGGCGGATTCTGTTCTACAGGTTGCCGCTCATGAAGAGGTGGTTCCACTTGATGAATTATATTCCATCTGTGAAACCGCCCGTGAACTGACAAAGGATGAAAAATATATGGTTGGTCGTGTGATTGCACGTCCGTTCATTGGGGAGCCAGGCAATTTCGAGCGCACACCGAACCGTCATGACTATGCGCTGAAGCCATTTGGTCGCACCGTGATGAATGAACTGAAAGATAATGATTTTGATGTTGTTGCCTTGGGGAAGATTTCAGACATTTATGATGGTGAAGGTATTACAGAAGCCATTCGCACAGCAGATAATAATGATGGAATGACAAAATTTATTGAATCCATGTCTAAAGATTTCACTGGATTAAACTTTCTCAATCTGGTCGATTTTGATGCTAAGTATGGCCATCGACGCGATCCTGAAGGGTATGGACAGGCTTTGGAAGCTTTTGATGCCAGACTTCCAGAAGTAATGGACAAATTGAATGAAGATGACCTGTTGATTATTACAGCTGATCACGGCAATGATCCTATTCATCATGGGACAGATCACACAAGGGAGTATGTGCCGCTGCTCATCCATCATCCTGGTATGGAATCAGGAAAAGAACTGCCAATTAGGGAGACATTTGCTGATATCGGTGCTACCGTCGCAGACAATTTCAACATTAAATTGCCAGAGCACGGAAAAAGCTTTTTGAATAAAATTAAATAA
- the lysA gene encoding diaminopimelate decarboxylase: MITDNHPFKINSAGHLEASGVDLVQLAETYGTPLYVYDVAIIRENCRKFVRTFESLGVRAQVAYASKAFSTIAMLQVMNQEGMSLDVVSQGELYTALQAEFPVNKIHMHGNNKSLEELTMAIEHDIGCIVVDNFHEIELIERILRDKNKTIDVLMRVTPGIESNTHRYIMTGNEDSKFGFNLSNGQADQAFLRLRNNPNIHFKGLHAHIGSQLFETEGMLLTAELLFKKLDCWHTDYGFIPDVLNLGGGFGIRYTREDEPLPYPEFVKELTSAVKEHASSIGIPMPEIWIEPGRAIAGNAGLTLYTVGSIKEVPGVRNYIAVDGGMTDNLRPALYQATYEGVLANKASATASDTVSVAGKCCESGDMLIWDLPLPDVDENDILAVFSTGAYGYAMANNYNRFPKPAVVFAENGSAQLVVRRETYHDMVKNDISYE, from the coding sequence ATGATAACGGATAATCATCCATTCAAAATAAATAGTGCAGGGCATCTCGAGGCAAGTGGTGTCGATTTGGTACAACTAGCCGAAACATATGGTACACCTTTATATGTTTATGATGTTGCCATCATACGAGAAAATTGCCGTAAATTCGTTCGCACGTTTGAAAGTTTAGGAGTTCGTGCACAAGTTGCCTATGCAAGCAAGGCTTTTTCTACCATCGCTATGCTGCAGGTCATGAACCAAGAGGGAATGAGCCTCGACGTCGTGTCACAAGGCGAATTGTATACAGCATTGCAGGCGGAGTTTCCTGTCAATAAAATCCATATGCATGGCAATAATAAAAGCCTGGAAGAATTAACTATGGCCATTGAACATGACATAGGGTGTATTGTCGTTGATAACTTTCACGAAATTGAACTAATCGAACGAATTCTTCGTGATAAAAATAAAACCATTGATGTGCTAATGCGCGTGACCCCAGGGATTGAATCGAATACACATCGGTATATTATGACGGGCAATGAAGACTCTAAGTTTGGTTTTAACCTTAGCAATGGACAAGCAGATCAGGCATTTTTGCGTTTGCGTAACAACCCAAACATTCATTTTAAAGGACTGCACGCCCATATAGGATCGCAACTGTTTGAAACTGAAGGGATGCTGCTTACAGCTGAACTGCTATTCAAGAAATTGGATTGCTGGCATACTGATTATGGGTTTATCCCTGACGTACTAAATCTCGGGGGTGGCTTTGGCATCCGTTATACAAGAGAAGATGAACCACTCCCTTATCCAGAATTTGTGAAAGAACTGACATCCGCTGTAAAAGAACATGCTTCTTCCATCGGTATTCCAATGCCAGAAATATGGATAGAACCAGGGCGTGCAATCGCCGGGAATGCCGGATTAACGTTATATACGGTCGGTTCGATTAAAGAAGTTCCCGGTGTTCGAAACTATATCGCAGTAGATGGTGGTATGACGGATAATTTGCGACCTGCACTTTATCAAGCGACATATGAAGGTGTGCTGGCAAATAAAGCATCAGCTACTGCTTCAGATACTGTTTCTGTTGCTGGAAAATGCTGTGAATCAGGCGATATGCTCATATGGGATTTGCCTCTGCCTGACGTTGATGAAAATGATATTTTGGCCGTCTTTTCAACAGGAGCTTACGGTTATGCTATGGCAAATAATTACAATCGTTTTCCGAAACCGGCAGTTGTATTTGCAGAAAATGGAAGTGCGCAATTAGTCGTTAGAAGAGAAACGTATCATGATATGGTGAAAAATGATATCTCGTATGAATAA
- a CDS encoding D-alanyl-D-alanine carboxypeptidase family protein: MKKFVLLTGVLLLSLLMPAASIFAAEDDQGNNKDEGLNLAPDAKSAILMERDTGKVLYEKNTEEKLAPASMTKIMTLLLIMEALEDGEIKKDETVRVSEQAASMGGSQIFLEQGEEMTVDDLLKGIAIASANDASVAMAERIAGSEKAFVKKMNKKVKALGLKNTQFQNSTGLPAKNHYSTAHDMAVMAKELLTYESVTDYTSVYEEYLRKGTEDEFWLVNTNKLVKFYPGVDGLKTGYTNEAKYCLTATAEKNDMRMITVVMGADTTKKRNATVSKMLDYAFNHYETKNLYKKGQTITTMEFLKAEEQTVDVAVSESVSTIHKKGEPEKDVNASVKMETDLVLPINKGEQVGELVVKRQGKTVSVTPLVVKQDVMKASYLTLLKRTVKNIVE; this comes from the coding sequence ATGAAAAAGTTTGTCTTACTGACTGGCGTTTTGCTTTTAAGTTTATTAATGCCAGCTGCCTCTATATTTGCCGCAGAGGACGATCAAGGTAATAACAAGGATGAGGGACTTAATCTAGCCCCAGATGCCAAATCAGCCATCTTGATGGAGCGAGATACAGGAAAAGTACTATACGAAAAGAACACCGAAGAGAAACTTGCCCCTGCAAGCATGACAAAAATCATGACACTTTTATTGATTATGGAAGCCCTTGAAGATGGTGAAATCAAAAAAGACGAAACGGTACGTGTAAGTGAACAAGCTGCATCTATGGGAGGTTCGCAGATTTTTCTTGAACAAGGAGAGGAAATGACCGTTGACGACCTTCTTAAAGGGATAGCGATTGCCTCCGCTAATGATGCCAGTGTTGCCATGGCAGAACGAATTGCCGGAAGCGAAAAAGCGTTTGTAAAAAAAATGAACAAAAAAGTAAAAGCATTGGGATTAAAAAATACACAATTCCAGAATTCTACCGGTCTGCCTGCAAAAAACCATTATAGCACCGCACATGATATGGCTGTCATGGCTAAAGAACTTTTGACATACGAATCGGTGACAGACTATACTTCAGTTTATGAGGAATATTTGCGAAAAGGTACGGAGGATGAATTCTGGTTAGTTAACACAAACAAACTGGTGAAATTTTATCCAGGTGTTGATGGTCTGAAAACTGGTTATACAAATGAAGCAAAGTACTGCTTGACTGCAACTGCCGAAAAAAATGACATGCGTATGATTACAGTAGTCATGGGTGCGGATACAACGAAAAAACGAAATGCAACGGTTAGCAAGATGCTTGATTATGCATTTAATCACTATGAGACTAAAAATTTATATAAAAAAGGACAAACGATAACGACGATGGAATTCCTGAAAGCAGAAGAGCAAACAGTTGATGTCGCCGTATCTGAATCAGTCAGCACGATTCATAAAAAAGGGGAGCCGGAGAAAGACGTGAATGCATCCGTGAAAATGGAAACCGATTTGGTATTGCCTATTAATAAAGGGGAGCAAGTTGGTGAACTGGTTGTAAAAAGGCAGGGGAAAACAGTATCTGTGACACCACTAGTCGTTAAACAGGATGTTATGAAAGCATCGTATCTCACACTTTTGAAGCGAACCGTGAAAAACATAGTGGAATAA
- the spoIIP gene encoding stage II sporulation protein P — MEHKLKNHILVYLAGIIIIFLLISFISLSKSQNRFFHFSIVSQLTESALISESLLLMMSSEVPQLGNNLKENDIDMPDPSTLFFEFTSGITPNNFTSLLGVELPGMNAISNGARMGGIGSGTAMAIESPPPDFEKLLEEEAKENQPEQDENIQAKKNANVFIYHTHAWEAFLPLMNDTNKKPSNASSINNNENIVQVGSMLTKQLKKRGVTAIHDKTNVTASLHERGWNYNDSYKFSRQTLQEVTASNEKIDYFIDVHRDAQRKDATTATINGKKYAKLYFIVGTGHKNYEQNLAFANKMNGMINEKYPGLSKGIYKKSKSEGNGIYNQDISKRSVLVEFGGVDNTRSELKNSSEALAEIIQEHQQNALKVNSAK; from the coding sequence ATGGAGCATAAATTAAAAAACCATATTCTTGTATATTTAGCAGGCATCATTATCATATTTTTACTTATATCATTTATTTCACTGTCAAAAAGCCAAAATCGCTTTTTTCATTTTTCAATTGTCAGCCAACTGACAGAATCTGCGCTCATCTCGGAGTCTTTATTACTGATGATGAGTTCAGAGGTACCACAACTAGGGAATAATTTAAAAGAAAATGATATCGACATGCCGGATCCATCAACACTATTCTTTGAATTCACATCTGGGATAACACCGAATAATTTTACAAGTTTACTCGGGGTGGAACTACCTGGAATGAACGCGATTTCAAATGGCGCACGAATGGGAGGAATAGGATCAGGTACAGCTATGGCAATCGAGTCACCCCCTCCCGATTTTGAGAAATTGCTTGAGGAAGAAGCAAAGGAAAATCAACCTGAACAGGATGAAAATATACAGGCGAAAAAAAATGCCAATGTATTCATTTATCACACGCACGCTTGGGAAGCTTTTTTGCCGTTAATGAACGATACGAATAAAAAACCAAGCAATGCCTCAAGCATAAATAATAATGAAAATATTGTGCAAGTAGGATCTATGCTGACTAAGCAGTTGAAAAAGAGAGGAGTGACGGCGATCCATGACAAGACCAATGTTACAGCGAGCCTGCACGAACGGGGCTGGAATTACAACGATTCCTACAAATTTTCCCGACAGACACTGCAAGAAGTAACAGCTTCCAACGAGAAAATCGATTATTTTATTGATGTTCACCGAGATGCTCAGCGCAAAGATGCAACCACAGCAACGATTAATGGAAAGAAATATGCTAAGCTTTATTTCATTGTAGGCACCGGTCACAAAAACTACGAACAGAACTTAGCATTTGCTAATAAAATGAATGGCATGATTAATGAAAAATACCCTGGTCTCAGCAAGGGGATTTATAAAAAAAGCAAATCTGAGGGGAATGGTATTTATAACCAGGATATTTCCAAACGATCGGTGTTAGTTGAATTTGGCGGTGTGGACAACACTCGAAGTGAACTTAAGAATTCGTCAGAGGCACTTGCTGAAATCATTCAGGAACATCAGCAAAATGCATTAAAAGTAAACAGCGCAAAATAA